The Brassica oleracea var. oleracea cultivar TO1000 chromosome C6, BOL, whole genome shotgun sequence genome includes a region encoding these proteins:
- the LOC106297732 gene encoding uncharacterized protein LOC106297732, with translation MAWQDDRRDQVAESSLLRVETHVVDDVSDYDIAPVNPPNDEYVSDGDMNSPRVPPPISPGATGPASNHAASSSRSNSYPQMTLNAMLNSPARLAQPHLHPNKINGALWFGIDPFVNSFIRATWQAYYMGPWKSWRKVPDERRESWWQTLRSLEERNVDTWTTIGERISKKKRQHKKPKYINEADWTLLLEHWTTDAAKKKSKKAEKSRKSDTVGKGRHKHNAGPRYFARIEYNMMVASGTNERPSLTDLVRATHTRPDGTFLDYHVEELVTQAELEATQISNTDGSPRSPSASSTPSHLKISKAYLKNAKGKRGHVYGLGSAQYREEGPSSRVPNGLARNLELEMRVGGLETSLQSVREDVSEVKQDVSEMKQDFASTRDAINQLLQMLRPPQAPAEQTSAQPQAPTPQP, from the exons ATGGCATGGCAAGATGATAGACGTGATCAGGTTGCTGAAAGTTCATTGTTACGGGTGGAGACACATGTTGTTGATGATGTGTCTGATTATGATATTGCTCCGGTGAATCCTCCAAACGATGAATATGTATCTGATGGTGAT ATGAACTCACCAAGAGTACCTCCTCCTATTTCTCCTGGTGCTACTGGACCGGCTTCGAACCATGCTGCTTCCTCTTCTCGTTCCAATAGCTACCCGCAGATGACTCTCAATGCCATGCTCAATTCACCTGCTAGGCTAGCACAGCCTCATCTCCATCCAAATAAAATCAATGGAGCTTTATG GTTTGGTATTGATCCATTTGTCAACTCTTTCATTCGGGCAACTTGGCAAGCATACTACATGGGGCCTTGGAAGAGTTGGAGGAAGGTTCCTGATGAAAGGAGGGAATCATGGTGGCAAAC TTTACGGTCTTTGGAAGAAAGAAACGTGGACACGTGGACAACCATTGGTGAAAGGATAAGCAAGAAGAAGAGGCAACACAAGAAGCCAAAGTACATCAATGAAGCTGACTGGACTCTCCTATTGGAGCATTGGACGACCGATGCAGCTAAAAAGAAGAGCAAGAAGGCTGAAAAATCTCGCAAGTCTGATACTGTGGGTAAAGGCCGCCACAAGCATAATGCAGGACCTCGGTATTTTGCAAGGATTGAGTATAACATG ATGGTGGCTTCTGGTACTAATGAGAGGCCATCATTAACTGACCTAGTCAGGGCGACACACACCAGACCAGATGGGACTTTTTTGGACTACCATGTTGAAGAGCTGGTTACTCAAGCCGAGCTGGAAGCCACACAGATCTCTAACACCGACGGATCACCCAGGAGTCCAAGTGCATCATCTACTCCTTCTCACCTCAAGATAAGCAAAGCTTATCTAAAG AATGCTAAGGGTAAGAGGGGGCATGTTTATGGACTCGGCAGTGCCCAATACAGAGAGGAAGGACCTTCTTCACGCGTCCCTAATGGTCTTGCCCGCAACCTGGAGCTGGAGATGCGTGTGGGAGGTCTTGAGACAAGCCTCCAAAGTGTGAGGGAGGACGTGTCTGAGGTGAAGCAGGATGTGTCCGAGATGAAGCAGGACTTTGCATCAACAAGAGATGCAATCAATCAGCTCCTCCAAATGCTTCGTCCCCCACAAGCACCTGCTGAACAGACTTCTGCCCAGCCCCAAGCCCCAACTCCTCAGCCTTAA